The following proteins are co-located in the Corynebacterium kalinowskii genome:
- a CDS encoding glycoside hydrolase family 1 protein: MSFPENFLWGGATAANQIEGGYLEGGKGLSIQDVLPHGLKTPPTAGPTPDNLKQVAIDFYHRYPEDIKLFAEMGFKVFRFSIAWSRIFPNGDETEPNEEGLQFYDNVLTELEKYGIEPLVTLSHYETPLHLARQYGGWRNRELIGFFERYARTVMERYRGRVKYWLTFNEINSILHAPFLNGGIEGNPSEQERYQAIHHELVASGSVTQIAHEIDPDNKVGCMILAIPRYPLTPHPNDIRKTQEATQRDLAFGDVHVRGQYPGYLKRYLRDKGIELEITAGDVEKLQHTVDFVSFSYYLSVCEGDGEASGGELMGGVRNPYLETSEWGWQIDPGGLRYILNELWDRWQKPLFIVENGLGARDENLEDDYRIAYHRAHLQAVREALADGVDLIGYTSWGCIDLVSASTAEMSKRYGFIHVDRDDDGTGTLQRSRKKSFYWYRDVIASNGEVL, from the coding sequence ATGAGTTTCCCCGAGAATTTTCTGTGGGGCGGCGCTACCGCCGCCAACCAAATCGAGGGCGGCTACCTGGAGGGCGGCAAGGGGCTGAGCATCCAGGATGTGCTCCCCCATGGCCTAAAAACCCCGCCCACCGCGGGGCCGACGCCGGACAACCTCAAGCAAGTCGCCATCGACTTCTACCATCGCTATCCCGAGGACATTAAGCTTTTCGCGGAAATGGGCTTCAAGGTCTTCCGATTCTCCATCGCCTGGTCGCGCATCTTCCCCAACGGTGACGAAACAGAGCCCAACGAGGAAGGCCTCCAGTTCTACGACAACGTGCTCACTGAGCTGGAGAAATACGGAATTGAGCCCTTAGTGACGCTCAGTCACTACGAGACACCGCTGCATCTTGCTCGCCAATACGGCGGCTGGCGCAACCGTGAACTCATCGGCTTCTTTGAGCGCTACGCACGAACCGTCATGGAACGCTACCGCGGGCGCGTGAAGTACTGGCTGACCTTCAACGAGATCAACTCAATCCTGCACGCACCATTCCTGAACGGCGGAATCGAGGGCAACCCGAGTGAACAAGAGCGCTACCAGGCGATTCACCACGAGCTGGTGGCCAGCGGCAGCGTCACTCAGATCGCCCATGAGATCGACCCGGACAACAAGGTCGGCTGCATGATTCTCGCGATTCCCCGCTACCCGCTCACTCCGCATCCGAACGACATCCGCAAGACCCAGGAAGCCACCCAACGTGACCTTGCGTTTGGCGACGTCCACGTGCGAGGCCAGTACCCGGGATACCTGAAGCGCTACCTACGCGATAAAGGAATTGAACTCGAGATCACGGCCGGGGATGTCGAAAAGCTGCAGCACACGGTCGACTTCGTCTCCTTTTCCTACTACCTTTCGGTGTGCGAGGGCGACGGCGAGGCGAGCGGCGGCGAGCTCATGGGCGGCGTGCGCAACCCGTACCTTGAAACCAGCGAATGGGGCTGGCAGATCGACCCGGGCGGGCTGCGCTACATCCTCAACGAACTCTGGGATCGCTGGCAAAAACCCCTGTTCATCGTCGAAAACGGGCTAGGTGCCCGCGATGAAAACCTCGAGGACGACTACCGCATTGCCTACCACCGCGCGCATCTACAGGCCGTGCGTGAGGCGCTTGCCGACGGCGTTGACCTCATCGGCTACACTTCCTGGGGATGCATTGACCTCGTCTCCGCCTCGACGGCGGAAATGAGCAAACGCTACGGATTCATCCACGTCGATCGCGACGATGACGGCACCGGCACTCTGCAGCGATCCCGGAAGAAGTCCTTCTACTGGTACCGCGACGTCATCGCGAGCAATGGTGAGGTGCTCTAG
- a CDS encoding SDR family oxidoreductase: MKSIFISGAAQGIGRAVAERFLAEGWMVGAYDIAPVEYEHEHLITGLIDVRSPESWSAALADFAAHTGGTIDVVDNNAGIIVAGNIADLSPEQVKRQIDINCTGVVLGAQAAKPYLKRGSQLVNMSSASATYGQPGIATYSASKFFVAGLTEGLSLEWARDGIRVVAIWPLWARTNLANNSAASIKRLGVNITPEEVAETIWKATHPNLLTRGRIHWTVSTADTVLFYARRLAPNRVARQITRLLAG; encoded by the coding sequence ATGAAATCAATCTTTATCTCCGGCGCCGCCCAGGGAATTGGCCGCGCTGTCGCCGAACGTTTCCTCGCCGAAGGCTGGATGGTCGGCGCCTACGACATCGCCCCCGTGGAGTACGAACACGAGCATCTCATCACCGGGCTTATCGACGTCCGTTCCCCCGAATCCTGGTCCGCAGCGCTCGCCGACTTCGCCGCGCACACCGGCGGGACGATTGACGTGGTGGACAACAACGCCGGCATCATCGTGGCGGGCAATATTGCCGATCTGTCTCCGGAGCAGGTCAAGCGACAGATCGACATCAACTGCACCGGCGTAGTCTTGGGCGCGCAGGCCGCAAAGCCTTATCTCAAGCGCGGATCGCAGCTGGTCAACATGTCCTCAGCTTCCGCCACCTACGGGCAGCCGGGTATCGCGACGTACTCGGCATCGAAGTTCTTCGTTGCCGGACTCACCGAGGGCCTATCGCTGGAGTGGGCCCGCGACGGCATCCGCGTGGTAGCGATCTGGCCGCTGTGGGCTCGCACGAACCTGGCCAACAACAGCGCAGCCTCCATCAAGCGCCTGGGTGTCAACATCACGCCGGAAGAAGTCGCCGAGACTATCTGGAAAGCGACCCACCCGAACCTGCTGACCCGTGGCCGCATTCATTGGACCGTCTCCACCGCGGATACCGTGCTGTTCTACGCACGTCGCTTGGCGCCGAACCGGGTGGCGCGACAGATCACGCGATTGCTCGCGGGCTAG
- the fic gene encoding protein adenylyltransferase Fic, which produces MPNNLLGLTDGVALAREEERLTKIRAVELFDRELLNEHTPGTFECLRFIHQHLFQDVYSFAGEIRSVDISKGGFRFASVFYLPAALDAIDAMPQSSFDEIIAKYVEMNIAHPFHEGNGRSTRIWLDHVLVQSLRRTVDWSLVDKQDYLLAMERSPVKDLEIRSLLGAALTGGVPDRAAFLEGIDASYRYEGFGTYRAVDLGK; this is translated from the coding sequence ATGCCGAACAACCTCTTGGGCCTCACCGATGGAGTGGCGTTGGCACGTGAGGAAGAGCGCCTGACCAAGATTCGGGCAGTCGAACTTTTCGACCGCGAGCTTTTGAACGAGCACACCCCAGGAACATTTGAGTGCTTGAGGTTCATTCATCAACACCTATTTCAAGATGTGTATTCATTCGCCGGTGAGATCCGCAGCGTCGATATTTCAAAAGGCGGATTTCGCTTCGCCTCCGTGTTCTACCTGCCAGCCGCTTTGGACGCTATAGATGCAATGCCACAATCAAGCTTCGACGAGATCATCGCAAAGTATGTAGAGATGAACATCGCCCACCCATTCCACGAAGGTAACGGTCGCAGCACTCGGATTTGGCTTGATCACGTACTAGTCCAGTCTTTGAGGCGAACTGTCGATTGGAGCTTGGTGGACAAGCAGGACTATCTGCTTGCAATGGAACGTAGCCCGGTGAAAGATCTCGAAATCAGATCACTGCTCGGCGCAGCGCTGACCGGAGGAGTGCCAGATCGAGCAGCCTTTTTAGAGGGTATCGACGCGAGCTACCGATACGAAGGGTTCGGCACCTATCGTGCTGTAGACCTCGGAAAGTGA
- the leuS gene encoding leucine--tRNA ligase yields MTNPGENTLQHRYGAPLAADIETKWQGFWRENGTFNAPNPVGALAEPNKELPENKLFVQDMFPFPSGAGLHVGHPLGYIATDVFARYNRMLGKNVLHTLGYDAFGLPAEQYAIQTGTHPRIKTQESIDNMERQLGRLGLGHDKRRAVATTDTEYYKWTQWIFLQIFNSWFDPDVKKARPIAELIAEFEAGTRLTKDGRKYNTLTKAEQAEAVDAYRLVYRTSSMVNWCPGLGTVLANEEVTSDGKSERGNFPVFRKQLSQWMMRITAYSDRLIDDLELLDWPDKVKSMQRNWIGRSRGAEVDFTSPAGPLRVFTTRPDTLFGATYMVLAPEHELVDALTAPTYADGVDKRWTNGQDTPAEAVAAYKKSIAAKSDLERQENKEKTGVFLGTYAVNPVTGEEVPIFIADYVLTGYGTGAIMSVPAHDTRDYEFAKAFGLPIVEVVKGGNVEVEAFTESGEAVNSANDSLDINGLNKADAIEKTIAWLEEKGLGAEKIQYKLRDWLFARQRYWGEPFPVVYDEDGIAHALPESMLPIELPEVEDYKPVSFDPEDANSEPQPPLAKATEWVNVELDLGDGPKQYTRDTNVMPQWAGSSWYQLRYIDPQNADAFCDIENERYWTGPQFDGDCGGVDLYVGGVEHAVLHLLYSRFWHKVLFDLGHVTSVEPYRRLYNQGYIQAFAYTDSRGVYVPAAEVEEKDGKFFYQGEEVTQEYGKMGKSLKNSVSPDEICDDYGADTLRVYEMAMGPLDTSRPWATKDVVGAHRFLQRLWRLAISEETGELIVTEGELTEDDKKSLHRTIAGVTEDYQELRLNTVVAKLIEYVNYLTKAYNGGAPRAAIEPLVVMLSPIAPHVAEELWARLGHEGTVTYVEFPGFEEKYLVDDEIELPVQVNGKVRGRIMVATDAAQDAVIAAAMDAVAAHVDGKTVVKQIVVPGRMVNLVVK; encoded by the coding sequence ATGACAAACCCAGGCGAAAACACCCTTCAGCACCGCTATGGCGCCCCGCTGGCTGCCGATATTGAAACTAAGTGGCAGGGCTTCTGGCGCGAGAACGGCACCTTTAATGCGCCGAACCCGGTGGGCGCTCTCGCGGAGCCAAACAAGGAGCTCCCAGAGAACAAACTCTTCGTCCAGGACATGTTCCCCTTCCCTTCCGGAGCTGGCCTGCACGTCGGCCACCCGCTGGGTTACATCGCTACGGACGTTTTCGCACGCTACAACCGCATGCTCGGCAAGAACGTGCTGCACACACTGGGTTATGACGCCTTCGGCTTGCCTGCCGAGCAGTACGCGATCCAGACGGGTACACACCCGCGTATTAAGACGCAGGAATCCATCGATAACATGGAGCGTCAGCTGGGCCGCCTGGGCCTGGGGCACGATAAGCGTCGCGCGGTAGCCACCACGGACACCGAATACTACAAGTGGACGCAGTGGATCTTCCTGCAGATCTTTAACTCCTGGTTCGACCCAGATGTGAAGAAGGCTCGCCCGATCGCAGAGCTGATCGCAGAGTTCGAAGCGGGCACCCGCCTGACCAAGGACGGCCGTAAATACAACACCCTCACTAAGGCGGAGCAGGCCGAGGCTGTCGACGCATATCGCCTGGTCTACCGCACGAGCTCCATGGTTAACTGGTGCCCGGGCCTGGGCACGGTACTGGCTAATGAAGAGGTCACGTCCGACGGCAAGTCCGAGCGCGGCAACTTCCCGGTCTTCCGCAAGCAGCTATCCCAGTGGATGATGCGCATCACTGCCTACTCGGATCGCCTCATCGATGACCTCGAGCTCCTCGACTGGCCTGACAAAGTCAAGTCCATGCAGCGCAACTGGATCGGTCGCTCCCGCGGCGCCGAAGTCGACTTCACCTCCCCTGCCGGCCCGCTGCGCGTTTTCACCACGCGCCCGGACACCCTGTTCGGCGCCACCTACATGGTGCTCGCTCCAGAGCATGAGCTTGTCGACGCCCTCACCGCGCCTACCTACGCCGACGGCGTCGATAAGCGCTGGACCAATGGTCAGGACACCCCAGCTGAAGCCGTTGCCGCCTACAAGAAGTCCATCGCTGCGAAATCCGACCTGGAACGCCAGGAAAACAAGGAAAAGACCGGCGTGTTCCTCGGCACCTACGCCGTGAATCCAGTGACTGGCGAAGAGGTCCCGATCTTCATCGCGGACTACGTGCTCACCGGCTATGGCACAGGCGCGATCATGTCCGTTCCAGCCCATGACACGCGCGACTATGAGTTCGCCAAAGCATTTGGCTTGCCAATCGTTGAGGTTGTCAAGGGTGGAAACGTCGAGGTAGAGGCCTTTACCGAGTCCGGCGAAGCCGTCAACTCTGCTAATGACTCTCTCGACATCAATGGTTTGAACAAGGCCGATGCGATCGAGAAGACGATCGCTTGGCTTGAAGAAAAAGGCCTAGGTGCAGAGAAGATTCAGTACAAGCTGCGCGACTGGCTCTTCGCACGCCAGCGCTACTGGGGCGAGCCATTCCCAGTGGTCTACGACGAAGACGGAATCGCCCACGCCCTGCCAGAATCCATGCTCCCGATCGAGCTGCCAGAGGTAGAGGACTACAAGCCAGTCTCCTTCGACCCAGAAGACGCCAACTCTGAGCCGCAGCCACCGCTGGCTAAGGCAACCGAGTGGGTCAACGTGGAACTCGACCTCGGCGACGGTCCGAAGCAGTACACCCGCGACACGAACGTCATGCCACAGTGGGCAGGTTCCTCCTGGTACCAGCTGCGCTACATCGACCCACAGAATGCTGACGCATTCTGTGATATTGAGAACGAGCGCTACTGGACCGGCCCCCAGTTCGACGGCGACTGCGGCGGCGTAGACCTTTACGTCGGCGGCGTCGAGCACGCGGTGCTGCACCTGCTGTACTCCCGCTTCTGGCACAAGGTCCTCTTTGACCTCGGCCACGTCACCTCCGTCGAGCCTTACCGACGCCTCTACAACCAGGGCTACATCCAGGCCTTCGCCTACACCGACTCCCGTGGCGTCTACGTCCCGGCCGCCGAGGTTGAAGAGAAGGACGGAAAGTTCTTCTACCAGGGCGAAGAGGTTACCCAGGAATACGGCAAGATGGGCAAGTCCCTTAAGAACTCCGTCTCCCCTGACGAGATCTGCGATGACTACGGCGCAGACACTCTCCGCGTCTACGAGATGGCCATGGGCCCACTGGACACGTCCCGCCCATGGGCAACCAAGGACGTGGTCGGTGCGCATCGCTTCCTGCAGCGCCTCTGGCGCCTAGCCATCTCCGAAGAGACGGGCGAGCTCATCGTTACCGAAGGCGAGCTCACCGAGGACGACAAGAAGTCCCTCCACCGCACCATCGCGGGAGTGACGGAGGACTACCAGGAGCTGCGCCTCAACACGGTCGTCGCCAAGCTCATCGAGTACGTCAACTACCTGACCAAGGCATACAACGGTGGTGCCCCACGCGCTGCTATCGAGCCACTGGTGGTCATGCTCTCCCCTATCGCGCCACACGTGGCCGAAGAACTGTGGGCACGTCTTGGCCACGAAGGAACCGTCACCTACGTCGAGTTCCCAGGCTTCGAAGAGAAGTACCTGGTTGACGACGAGATCGAACTGCCAGTTCAGGTGAACGGCAAGGTCCGCGGCCGCATCATGGTGGCTACCGACGCTGCCCAGGACGCAGTCATTGCAGCCGCCATGGACGCAGTCGCCGCTCATGTCGACGGCAAGACCGTGGTGAAGCAGATCGTCGTGCCTGGTCGCATGGTGAACCTGGTGGTTAAGTAG
- a CDS encoding succinic semialdehyde dehydrogenase: MKIDFISATIFGAMTDFSDILETARRAQRNRPTTGELAKIFLRYHDAVLARQSELLDVIQKETGKARGHAFDEVLDVAITSRHYAHIAAKTLKTRRKKGALPVLTRTVVERDPVGVVGIISPWNYPLSLTMSDAIPALLAGNAVVLKPDSKTPETALLAAEMLFEAGLPRDLFQVVPGSGATVGQAIAHNCDYLMFTGSTATGRKLGAIAGERLIGYSAELGGKNPLIVDESADLAKAAEVAAQACFANSGQLCISIERIYVHRAIAQEFTEAFVKRTQEMKVGVGGWEYDMGILISEEHATKVHEFVEDAVAKGARVLAGGIPPEGRLYQPTILVDVPEDARVKREEVFGPLVYLETVDSMDEAVARANDTDYGLNASVVAKPSVARRIASRLHAGTVNINEGFAAAWASIDAPMGGWKASGLGRRHGVEGLLKFTESRTVAEQRLVLISGGKIVERETYAQVMSTALKLGRKFL; the protein is encoded by the coding sequence ATAAAGATTGATTTCATATCCGCGACTATATTCGGGGCTATGACGGACTTCAGCGACATCCTAGAAACCGCGCGCCGCGCCCAACGAAATCGCCCCACCACTGGGGAGCTAGCGAAGATCTTCCTGCGCTATCACGACGCGGTGTTGGCGCGCCAGAGCGAGCTTCTCGACGTCATTCAAAAAGAGACCGGTAAAGCCCGCGGCCACGCATTTGACGAGGTCCTGGACGTGGCAATCACGTCCCGACACTACGCGCACATCGCCGCGAAGACTTTGAAGACCCGCCGGAAGAAGGGCGCGCTGCCGGTGCTGACGCGCACCGTGGTGGAACGCGATCCCGTTGGGGTGGTGGGAATAATATCTCCGTGGAACTATCCGTTGTCGCTGACAATGTCGGATGCGATCCCGGCGCTGCTAGCCGGAAATGCGGTGGTGCTGAAGCCTGATTCCAAGACACCGGAGACTGCCCTGCTTGCTGCTGAGATGCTGTTCGAGGCAGGCCTGCCACGCGATCTGTTCCAGGTGGTTCCGGGGTCGGGCGCGACCGTGGGGCAAGCCATTGCGCATAACTGCGACTATCTGATGTTCACCGGCTCCACGGCCACCGGTCGCAAGCTCGGTGCTATTGCCGGTGAGCGCTTGATCGGTTACTCCGCGGAACTGGGCGGCAAGAACCCGCTGATCGTGGACGAATCGGCAGACCTGGCGAAGGCCGCGGAAGTGGCAGCGCAAGCGTGTTTCGCGAACTCCGGACAGCTGTGCATCTCCATTGAGCGCATCTATGTCCACCGGGCCATTGCCCAGGAGTTCACCGAGGCTTTTGTTAAGCGCACGCAGGAGATGAAGGTCGGCGTTGGCGGCTGGGAATACGACATGGGCATCCTGATCAGCGAAGAACATGCCACCAAGGTCCACGAGTTTGTCGAAGATGCGGTAGCTAAGGGAGCTCGCGTCCTGGCCGGCGGCATACCGCCCGAGGGCAGGCTGTACCAGCCGACGATCCTGGTGGACGTGCCTGAAGACGCCCGAGTAAAGCGCGAGGAAGTATTCGGACCCCTCGTCTACCTCGAGACCGTGGACTCCATGGATGAGGCTGTGGCCAGGGCGAATGACACGGACTATGGCCTCAATGCGTCGGTCGTCGCAAAGCCGAGCGTGGCCCGTCGCATCGCGAGCCGCCTGCACGCCGGCACCGTGAACATCAACGAGGGCTTCGCCGCGGCGTGGGCCTCGATCGATGCGCCGATGGGTGGCTGGAAGGCGTCCGGGCTGGGACGCAGGCACGGCGTGGAGGGCCTGCTGAAGTTCACTGAATCGCGTACCGTGGCGGAGCAGCGCCTGGTATTGATTTCGGGCGGGAAGATCGTGGAACGCGAAACGTATGCGCAGGTGATGAGCACCGCGCTGAAACTGGGGAGGAAGTTCTTATAG